The following proteins come from a genomic window of Chryseobacterium glaciei:
- a CDS encoding DUF4290 domain-containing protein: MEYNTQKTQLHMPEYGRIIQQLVERCKELSDRDERSEMAMAIIDFMGQRNPQLRDEDNYKHKLWDHLFILANYDLDVDSPYPFPTREQLAEKPKTMEYPKLQGDFKFYGKSILQLIEKAIELEPGDEKEALKEVIANNMKKSYNVYNKEHVTDDVIFRHLKELSDNRLDLTNIESLEKSKIYYTTNNNRNNNNRSNSNNNRNQNQPNKRRHNNNNNNRSNTNNNNRK, encoded by the coding sequence ATGGAATACAATACCCAAAAAACCCAGCTTCATATGCCCGAATACGGCAGAATAATACAACAGTTGGTTGAGCGTTGCAAAGAGCTTTCTGACAGGGATGAAAGAAGCGAAATGGCGATGGCGATCATCGATTTTATGGGTCAAAGAAACCCACAACTTCGTGATGAAGACAATTATAAACATAAACTTTGGGATCATCTTTTTATTTTAGCTAATTATGATCTGGATGTAGATTCACCATATCCATTTCCTACAAGAGAGCAATTGGCAGAGAAACCAAAAACAATGGAATACCCTAAATTACAGGGAGATTTTAAATTTTACGGAAAAAGTATTCTTCAATTAATAGAAAAAGCAATAGAACTAGAACCTGGCGACGAAAAAGAAGCTTTGAAGGAGGTAATTGCCAATAATATGAAGAAATCTTATAATGTTTATAATAAAGAGCATGTTACTGATGATGTGATTTTCCGTCATTTGAAAGAGCTTTCGGATAACAGGTTGGATCTTACCAATATAGAATCTCTTGAAAAGAGTAAGATCTACTATACTACCAACAACAACCGAAACAACAATAACAGAAGCAACAGTAATAATAACAGAAACCAAAACCAGCCCAATAAAAGAAGGCACAACAATAATAACAATAACAGAAGCAACACTAACAACAATAACAGAAAGTAA
- a CDS encoding thiol-disulfide oxidoreductase DCC family protein, producing MDENWQNKQIVFFDGECGVCNFWVQWILERDKNDQFMFASLQSDFGQSFLSERGLETKVFNTMYLWKPNQYYLIKSKAVLQIASILGGIYKLSAIGKIFPTFLSDSVYDMVSRNRMKLANQKCYLPTPHQRGKFIEV from the coding sequence ATGGACGAAAATTGGCAAAATAAACAGATTGTATTTTTTGACGGAGAATGTGGAGTCTGCAATTTCTGGGTACAATGGATTTTGGAAAGAGATAAAAATGATCAATTTATGTTTGCTTCATTGCAATCAGATTTTGGGCAAAGCTTTTTGTCCGAAAGAGGCCTTGAAACTAAAGTATTCAATACCATGTATCTTTGGAAACCAAATCAATATTATTTAATAAAATCTAAGGCTGTTTTACAAATTGCATCAATACTAGGCGGGATTTATAAGCTCTCCGCAATTGGAAAAATATTCCCTACATTTCTAAGTGATAGTGTTTACGATATGGTTTCCAGAAATAGAATGAAATTAGCCAATCAGAAATGTTATTTACCTACTCCACATCAGAGAGGGAAATTTATTGAGGTTTAA
- a CDS encoding heme-binding domain-containing protein — MKKVIVVLLVAFIIIQFFPIDKTNPPLTPGMDFLKIKKTSPQIAKIISTSCYDCHSNESKYPWYSDIAPSSWLLKNHINEGRKHLNFSTFATYEPKRQVHKLEECIEMIEKEEMPLDSYYLGHQDAKLTTEQRQELIKYFKKVKEETERAMVF; from the coding sequence ATGAAAAAAGTAATTGTAGTTCTTCTGGTGGCATTTATTATCATTCAGTTTTTTCCGATTGATAAAACAAATCCACCACTAACCCCCGGAATGGATTTTTTAAAAATAAAAAAGACATCTCCTCAAATAGCAAAAATTATAAGTACTTCTTGTTACGACTGCCATTCCAATGAATCAAAATATCCTTGGTATTCTGATATTGCTCCCTCTTCATGGTTGTTGAAAAATCATATTAATGAAGGAAGAAAGCATCTAAATTTCTCTACCTTTGCTACATACGAACCTAAAAGACAAGTTCATAAGCTTGAAGAATGCATTGAAATGATTGAAAAAGAAGAAATGCCTTTAGATTCATATTATCTAGGGCATCAGGATGCTAAATTAACTACTGAACAAAGACAGGAATTAATTAAATACTTCAAAAAAGTAAAAGAAGAAACTGAACGGGCAATGGTATTTTAA
- the katG gene encoding catalase/peroxidase HPI: MEKDLNDISKCPFHNGTMKKENVAGGGTNNKDWWPDHLRVDILRQHSSLSNPMEENFDYAEAFKSLDLESVKKDLHALMTDSQDWWPADFGHYGPLFIRMAWHSAGTYRVGDGRGGAGAGQQRFAPLNSWPDNVSLDKARRLLWPIKQKYGKKISWADLLILTGNIALESMGFKTFGFAGGREDVWEPDQDVYWGTEKTWLGGDLRYAHGSEGVVENRGVLPTDDNADGDIHSRNLEKPLAAVQMGLIYVNPEGPDGNPDPILAAKDIRDTFGRMAMNDEETVALIAGGHTFGKTHGAGPAEHVGKEPEAAGIESQGFGWNSSYKSGKGTDAISSGLEVTWTEKPTEWSNLFFKNLFENEWELTKSPAGAHQWVAKDGEKIIPDAFDSTKKHRATMLTTDLSLRFDPVYEKISRNFFENPDAFADAFSRAWFKLTHRDMGPKVRYLGSDVPAEELIWQDPIPDVNHELVNDSDVESLKSKILNSGLSISELVSTAWASASTFRGSDKRGGANGARIRLAPQKDWAVNNPTQLQRVLSVLENIQKEFNDTQGGNKKISLADLIVLAGSTAVEKAARDAGQNITVPFAPGRMDASQEQTDVESMGYLEPAADGFRNYLKKKYTVSTESLLIDKAQLLTLTAPELTVLIGGMRALDTNFDGSKNGIFTQRPGVLTNDFFVNLLDMRTQWKAISEDNELYMGTDRSTGQPKWTATRADLVFGSNSELRALAEVYASADAQEKFVKDFVATWTKIMNLDRFDLN, encoded by the coding sequence ATGGAAAAAGATTTAAATGACATCAGCAAATGTCCATTCCATAATGGAACAATGAAAAAAGAAAATGTTGCCGGAGGTGGAACCAATAACAAAGATTGGTGGCCTGATCATCTTAGAGTTGATATTCTGAGACAACATTCGTCTTTGTCAAATCCTATGGAAGAAAATTTCGATTATGCTGAAGCTTTTAAAAGTCTCGATCTTGAGAGTGTTAAAAAAGATCTTCACGCGTTAATGACAGATTCCCAGGATTGGTGGCCTGCAGATTTCGGTCATTATGGACCGTTATTTATTCGTATGGCTTGGCATAGTGCCGGAACATATCGTGTAGGTGACGGAAGAGGAGGAGCGGGAGCTGGACAACAGCGTTTTGCACCTTTGAATAGTTGGCCGGATAACGTAAGTTTGGATAAAGCGAGAAGATTACTTTGGCCAATCAAACAAAAATACGGTAAGAAAATATCTTGGGCAGACCTTTTAATTCTTACAGGAAATATTGCCTTAGAATCAATGGGATTCAAGACATTCGGATTCGCGGGAGGTCGTGAAGACGTTTGGGAACCGGATCAGGATGTGTATTGGGGAACAGAAAAAACTTGGCTCGGTGGAGATTTGCGTTATGCACACGGATCTGAAGGAGTCGTTGAAAATCGTGGCGTTCTTCCGACAGATGATAATGCAGACGGAGATATTCACTCAAGAAATCTTGAAAAACCTTTGGCTGCGGTACAAATGGGACTTATTTATGTAAATCCTGAGGGGCCAGACGGAAATCCTGATCCAATCTTAGCTGCAAAAGATATTCGCGATACTTTCGGAAGAATGGCGATGAATGATGAAGAAACCGTTGCATTAATTGCAGGTGGGCATACTTTCGGGAAAACTCACGGTGCGGGACCGGCTGAACATGTTGGAAAAGAACCTGAAGCTGCAGGAATTGAATCACAAGGTTTTGGTTGGAACAGCTCTTACAAATCAGGAAAAGGTACAGATGCGATTTCTAGCGGATTGGAAGTTACATGGACGGAAAAGCCTACAGAATGGAGCAACCTTTTCTTTAAAAATCTATTTGAAAACGAATGGGAATTAACGAAAAGCCCTGCAGGAGCTCATCAATGGGTAGCAAAAGATGGAGAGAAAATCATTCCTGATGCATTTGATTCCACTAAAAAACACAGAGCAACAATGCTTACAACAGATCTTTCGTTAAGATTTGATCCTGTGTATGAAAAAATATCAAGAAACTTTTTTGAAAATCCTGATGCTTTTGCAGATGCTTTTTCTCGTGCTTGGTTTAAATTGACGCACAGAGATATGGGGCCAAAAGTTCGTTATTTAGGTTCTGATGTTCCGGCTGAAGAATTGATCTGGCAAGATCCGATTCCTGATGTGAACCATGAATTGGTTAATGATTCTGATGTTGAATCTTTGAAAAGTAAAATTTTAAATTCAGGATTAAGTATTTCTGAATTGGTTTCTACTGCTTGGGCTTCTGCGTCGACTTTCAGAGGAAGTGATAAACGTGGCGGTGCGAACGGAGCAAGAATTCGTTTGGCTCCACAAAAAGATTGGGCAGTAAATAATCCGACTCAGTTACAAAGAGTTTTGAGTGTATTAGAAAATATTCAAAAAGAATTTAATGATACTCAAGGCGGAAATAAGAAGATTTCTTTAGCAGATTTAATTGTTTTGGCGGGAAGTACAGCGGTTGAAAAAGCAGCAAGAGATGCCGGACAGAATATTACCGTTCCTTTTGCTCCAGGTCGTATGGATGCTTCACAAGAGCAGACAGATGTTGAATCAATGGGGTATTTAGAACCTGCAGCAGATGGTTTCAGAAATTATTTAAAGAAAAAATATACGGTTTCTACAGAATCATTATTAATTGATAAAGCTCAGTTATTAACGCTTACAGCTCCTGAGTTAACTGTTTTAATCGGTGGAATGCGTGCTTTGGATACCAATTTCGATGGTTCGAAGAATGGAATCTTCACTCAACGTCCCGGAGTTTTAACCAATGATTTCTTTGTTAATCTTTTGGATATGAGAACACAATGGAAAGCCATTTCGGAAGATAATGAATTGTATATGGGAACTGATCGATCAACGGGCCAACCAAAATGGACAGCTACCCGTGCAGATTTGGTCTTCGGTTCAAATTCTGAATTGAGAGCTTTGGCAGAAGTATATGCAAGTGCAGATGCACAGGAAAAATTTGTCAAAGATTTTGTTGCAACATGGACTAAAATTATGAATTTGGATAGATTTGATCTGAACTAA
- the der gene encoding ribosome biogenesis GTPase Der: MSNIVAIVGRPNVGKSTLFNRFLERREAIVDSTAGVTRDRHYGKSDWNGVDFTVIDTGGYDVNNDDVFQEEISKQVQLAIDEATSIIFMMNVEEGLTDTDYEIHELLRRANKPVYIVINKVDSAKEEIDATEFYQLGIDKYYTLSSATGSGTGEVLDDIVKDFPTTDYKDPFEGLPKITIAGRPNVGKSTLTNALLDADRNIVTDVAGTTRDSIQTLYNKFGHEFVLVDTAGMRRKSKVNEDLEFYSVMRSIRSIEYSDVVIIMVDATLGWESQDMNIFGLAQKNRKGIVIVVNKWDLVEDKHTNTVRDFEQSIKDKIGQFSDIPILFVSALTKQRILKAVEMAMLVYEDRKKKIKTSKLNEIMLPIFERTPPPANKGKFIKIKYCVQLPTPSPQFVFFCNLPQYVKEPYKRFAENQLRKEFGFTGVPIEVYFRQK, translated from the coding sequence ATGTCAAATATTGTTGCTATCGTGGGGCGTCCCAATGTAGGGAAGTCCACATTATTCAACCGTTTTCTGGAAAGAAGAGAAGCTATTGTAGATTCTACTGCTGGTGTTACAAGAGACCGTCACTACGGAAAATCAGACTGGAACGGAGTAGATTTCACCGTTATCGATACAGGTGGATATGATGTGAACAATGACGATGTTTTCCAGGAGGAAATCTCAAAACAGGTTCAGTTGGCTATTGATGAAGCTACGTCTATCATTTTTATGATGAATGTAGAAGAAGGTCTTACTGATACAGATTACGAAATTCACGAACTTTTAAGAAGAGCAAACAAGCCAGTTTATATTGTAATTAACAAAGTAGATTCAGCTAAAGAAGAGATCGATGCTACAGAATTCTACCAATTAGGAATTGACAAATACTATACTTTATCGTCTGCAACAGGCTCAGGAACAGGAGAAGTTTTAGATGATATCGTTAAAGATTTCCCGACTACAGATTATAAGGATCCATTCGAAGGTTTACCTAAAATTACGATTGCAGGTCGTCCGAATGTTGGAAAATCTACCTTAACAAATGCTTTATTGGATGCTGATAGAAATATCGTAACTGATGTTGCAGGAACTACAAGAGACAGTATTCAAACGCTTTACAATAAATTCGGACACGAGTTTGTATTGGTTGATACTGCCGGAATGAGAAGGAAATCTAAGGTAAACGAGGATTTGGAATTCTATTCTGTAATGAGATCTATCCGTTCTATTGAATATTCAGACGTTGTGATCATCATGGTTGATGCTACTTTAGGATGGGAATCTCAGGATATGAACATCTTTGGTTTAGCACAGAAAAACAGAAAAGGAATCGTAATTGTTGTTAACAAATGGGATCTTGTTGAAGATAAGCACACCAATACAGTACGTGATTTTGAGCAGTCAATTAAAGATAAAATTGGTCAGTTCAGCGATATTCCAATTCTTTTTGTTTCAGCGTTAACGAAACAGAGAATTCTGAAAGCTGTAGAAATGGCAATGTTGGTTTATGAAGACCGTAAGAAGAAGATCAAGACTTCAAAATTAAATGAAATCATGCTTCCAATCTTCGAACGTACTCCGCCACCTGCAAACAAAGGAAAATTCATTAAGATTAAATATTGTGTTCAGCTTCCTACACCGTCACCGCAGTTTGTATTCTTCTGTAACTTACCGCAGTACGTGAAAGAACCATATAAGAGATTTGCTGAAAACCAATTGAGAAAAGAATTCGGGTTTACCGGAGTTCCAATCGAAGTGTATTTCAGACAGAAATAA
- the upp gene encoding uracil phosphoribosyltransferase, with translation MSTIVLSEQFSLINSWINELRNVDIQQDRMRFRRNMERIGEIAAFEISKGLETKEIEIQTPLDTIKVKEIAVQPVITTILRAGVPLFEGILNYFDRADCGFVAAYRKHDANDYFSIKQDYLTCPSIEGRPLIVGDPMLATGASLIEAIKDLLTHGKPTQLHIVAAIASRQGVETIEKAYPEAKIWVGAIDENLTSKGYISPGLGDAGDLSYGEKLQR, from the coding sequence ATGAGTACAATTGTGTTGTCAGAACAATTTTCGTTAATTAATTCTTGGATTAATGAACTTCGTAATGTTGATATTCAGCAAGACCGAATGAGGTTCCGTAGAAATATGGAGCGCATCGGAGAAATTGCTGCTTTTGAGATCAGTAAAGGTTTGGAAACAAAAGAAATTGAAATTCAGACGCCTTTAGATACAATTAAGGTTAAAGAAATTGCTGTTCAGCCCGTTATTACAACGATTCTGAGAGCTGGAGTTCCTTTGTTTGAAGGGATTTTAAACTATTTCGACAGAGCAGACTGCGGATTTGTAGCCGCTTACAGAAAACACGATGCGAACGATTATTTTTCAATCAAGCAGGATTATTTAACGTGTCCGAGCATTGAAGGTAGACCTCTAATCGTTGGAGATCCAATGTTGGCAACAGGAGCATCTTTAATAGAAGCGATTAAAGATTTATTAACACACGGAAAACCGACTCAACTTCATATTGTTGCAGCAATTGCTTCAAGACAAGGTGTTGAAACCATCGAAAAAGCTTATCCAGAAGCAAAAATTTGGGTAGGAGCTATTGATGAAAACTTAACATCAAAAGGTTATATCAGTCCGGGATTGGGAGATGCCGGAGATTTAAGCTACGGAGAAAAACTTCAGAGATAA
- a CDS encoding alpha/beta fold hydrolase produces MKNLLLLHGALGHSSMFNPYLEELSKYFNIHTPLFSGHGNTSLPENGITIEKYVQEITEYCEKENLDDIYIFGHSMGGYVALCYASENPKKVNSIITLGTKFDWTEEQSLKESKLLNPDVILEKIPKYAEQLEIQHGAQWKQLLPDIAKMMVSLGKNPPVKDKVLTKIETPVQIMIGDKDNMVSLEESIDVYKKIPNAKLAVLPDTKHPLDKVRPILLFDLMKDFWNLS; encoded by the coding sequence ATGAAAAATTTACTTTTATTACATGGAGCTTTAGGCCACAGCAGCATGTTTAATCCTTATTTAGAAGAACTTTCAAAGTATTTTAATATTCATACCCCTTTATTTTCAGGTCATGGAAACACCTCTTTGCCTGAAAATGGAATTACTATTGAAAAATATGTGCAGGAAATAACTGAATACTGTGAAAAGGAAAATCTGGATGATATTTATATTTTTGGGCACAGCATGGGAGGTTATGTTGCGCTTTGTTATGCTTCTGAAAATCCCAAAAAAGTAAATTCTATTATCACTTTGGGGACAAAATTTGATTGGACAGAAGAACAATCTTTAAAAGAAAGTAAATTATTAAATCCTGATGTTATTCTTGAGAAAATACCAAAATATGCGGAACAATTGGAAATTCAGCATGGCGCTCAATGGAAACAATTACTTCCGGATATTGCCAAAATGATGGTTTCTTTAGGTAAAAATCCACCGGTGAAAGATAAAGTTTTAACTAAAATTGAAACTCCCGTTCAGATTATGATCGGTGATAAAGACAATATGGTAAGTCTGGAGGAAAGTATTGATGTTTACAAGAAGATCCCAAACGCAAAATTGGCCGTACTTCCAGATACAAAACATCCTCTGGACAAAGTACGACCCATATTATTATTTGATCTAATGAAAGATTTCTGGAATCTTTCTTAG